From Pararhizobium sp. A13:
GTCGTCGGTTACGACCGCCTGATCGAAAATCCGGCCGCCTACTACATCACCTTCGACAACAAGGAAGTCGGTCGCATGCAGGCCGCCGAAGTGTTCAAGGTGAAGCCGGAAGGCAACTACGTCTTCATCAAGGGTGCATCGACCGATCCGAACGCCGACTTCCTGTTCTCCGGACAGATGGAAGTGCTGAAGGAAGCCATGGACGCCGGCAAGATCAAGAATGTCGGCGAAGCCTACACCGATGGCTGGAAGCCTGAAGCTGCGCAGAAGAACATGGAGCAGTTCCTCACCGCCAACGACAACAAGGTCGATGGCGTCGTTTCGTCCAACGACGGCATGGCCGGCGGTGTAGTCGCGGCTCTCGAGGCCCAGGGCCTCGCAGGCTCGGTTCCGGTTTCCGGCCAGGACGGCGATAAGGCCGCTTTGAACCGCGTCGCGCTCGGTACGCAGACCGTATCGGTCTGGAAGGACTCGCGTGAACTCGGCAAGAAGGCCGGCGAAATCGCCGTAGCGCTTGCTGGCGGTGCTGCCATGGATGCCATCGAAGGCACCGTCAAGTTCTCCGGTGGCCCGAAGGGCGTCGAGATGAACTCCTTCTTCATCGCGCCGCAGCCGATCACCAAGGACAATCTGAACGTCGTCATCGACGCCGGCTGGATTTCCAAGGAAGAAACCTGCCAGGGCGTCAAGGCCGGAACCGTTGCTGTCTGCAACTGATCCGATCCCGAGCATGGGTCTGTAAGGTTCGGTCACGAGCGCCGCAGCGACACCGTTGCGGCGCTTCTCCGATGTCCGGCACCTTGAACGACAAGAATAAGGGGGAGTACTCAGAAAATGGCTCACACCACCATAGCCGCGCCGTCCAGCAGCATACGCCAAAC
This genomic window contains:
- the xylF gene encoding D-xylose ABC transporter substrate-binding protein, whose amino-acid sequence is MKSVFKLMAGVAIIASMHSAAIAKDLVVGVSWSNFQEERWKTDEAAIKAALEASGDKYISADAQASAAKQLTDIESLIAQGANAIIVLAQDSEAIGPAIEKAAAEGIPVVGYDRLIENPAAYYITFDNKEVGRMQAAEVFKVKPEGNYVFIKGASTDPNADFLFSGQMEVLKEAMDAGKIKNVGEAYTDGWKPEAAQKNMEQFLTANDNKVDGVVSSNDGMAGGVVAALEAQGLAGSVPVSGQDGDKAALNRVALGTQTVSVWKDSRELGKKAGEIAVALAGGAAMDAIEGTVKFSGGPKGVEMNSFFIAPQPITKDNLNVVIDAGWISKEETCQGVKAGTVAVCN